In Symmachiella dynata, the following are encoded in one genomic region:
- a CDS encoding tyrosine-protein phosphatase has translation MLTRYRTAGWAAFVAISVSVGGLKAADADAQNGSDDDRRHVVLQGQSNFRDIGGYKTLEGRSVKWGEIFRSGHLSRLSDDDVRRLGELNVKTVISFLTEKEIQAGGPDRLPQNVREVHRPIDSDTGLAVKILKARQTADFSKVPPSLNSDIHRLLSRDARDEYSALLRDLADGDNRPLVFHCSHGVHRTGTAAAIVLSALGVPWETVRQDYLLSNDYRRQEVERRLEQFRKQAAQNQGVTPDKVDMTNFEAFYRLKGEYIDASFDEAIKQYGSVQIYIRKGLGVDDKLLNQLKNELLE, from the coding sequence ATGTTGACGCGTTATCGCACGGCCGGATGGGCGGCCTTTGTCGCCATTAGCGTTTCCGTCGGGGGGCTCAAAGCCGCAGATGCCGACGCACAGAATGGAAGCGATGACGACCGACGACACGTTGTCTTACAGGGCCAGTCCAATTTTCGCGATATCGGCGGGTACAAAACCTTAGAGGGCCGCAGTGTAAAATGGGGAGAAATATTTCGCTCCGGACATTTGTCCCGGCTCAGTGACGATGACGTTCGCCGCTTGGGGGAATTGAATGTAAAAACCGTCATCAGTTTTTTGACGGAAAAAGAAATCCAAGCCGGTGGGCCAGACCGACTTCCGCAGAACGTCCGTGAGGTTCATCGTCCGATTGATTCAGATACAGGGCTCGCCGTAAAGATTCTGAAGGCTCGTCAAACGGCAGATTTTTCCAAGGTGCCCCCCAGTCTGAACAGCGACATCCACCGCTTGCTCAGCCGAGACGCGCGAGACGAGTACAGTGCCTTGTTGCGCGATTTGGCCGATGGCGACAACCGCCCGTTAGTTTTTCATTGTTCGCACGGCGTGCATCGGACTGGGACAGCCGCCGCGATCGTGCTATCAGCACTTGGCGTACCTTGGGAAACGGTCAGGCAGGACTATTTGCTGTCTAACGATTATCGTCGACAAGAAGTCGAAAGACGTCTGGAGCAATTCAGAAAACAAGCGGCGCAGAATCAAGGTGTGACGCCTGACAAGGTGGACATGACTAACTTTGAAGCGTTTTACAGATTGAAAGGTGAATACATCGATGCCTCCTTTGACGAAGCCATCAAACAGTATGGCTCGGTGCAAATCTATATTCGAAAAGGCCTGGGCGTTGACGACAAATTGCTTAATCAACTCAAAAACGAACTGCTGGAATAG
- a CDS encoding sulfatase-like hydrolase/transferase — protein MFRIAVFAALIQCLGLGTAVVYAQDHIVHDAEYYVLEAQNGRKWAAEDEGLDARLAELRKKHGRPPNIVHVMWDDTAYGDVGIPAIQMVRGLKTPNLNEMARQGLMFTRMYTEVGCTPSRAACMTGRHPVRNAMYNIGMLREMHGLRGEELTIAEVLSQAGYATAFHGKWHLGDIEESYPHNQGFDEAFFTCYNQILSLWTRKGEAGNATIGLFEDMLPNDPYKLDDTFVTKGWVQIAEGTKGGATRQWGDNSHDNYMKIDPEAQRRTLEFIERNAKKGQPFYVANWPNMASFLPQPDKFSVARSLLQDGLEGNIDPFIGKLLAKINELGIAENTLVVAMADNGPMAHNPPPGCGFAETIFRGGKGDFLEGGVRVPAQAWWPGTIQPGLAGDILHETDLFTTFARLGGATQHITTDRIVDGIDQTALLLNGDTHSRRDYVFIYAGPNLGATVKGNFKRHWISSDPIGEASGIPAGFFFLPSDPREKSPMLVNLIHLKSPFNRMRVRHELWKKRYPDQTEKHGVPFTGIENAPPEVKALSQPPASLKNLPFDPLEYVENLDDLPFDSELDAGLGER, from the coding sequence ATGTTCCGGATCGCAGTATTTGCGGCACTCATTCAGTGCTTGGGGCTAGGGACGGCTGTTGTCTATGCCCAGGATCACATCGTTCATGACGCGGAGTACTACGTACTCGAGGCGCAAAACGGACGCAAATGGGCAGCCGAGGATGAGGGGCTGGATGCTCGTTTGGCAGAATTACGTAAGAAACATGGCCGGCCGCCGAACATCGTTCACGTTATGTGGGACGACACCGCCTACGGCGACGTGGGGATTCCCGCAATTCAAATGGTTCGCGGATTGAAAACGCCCAATCTGAACGAAATGGCCCGCCAAGGGCTGATGTTCACAAGGATGTACACGGAAGTCGGTTGCACGCCCAGTCGGGCGGCTTGCATGACGGGTCGACATCCGGTCCGCAATGCGATGTACAACATCGGCATGCTTCGCGAAATGCACGGGCTGCGCGGTGAAGAACTTACGATTGCTGAAGTCCTCTCCCAAGCGGGCTATGCCACGGCCTTTCATGGAAAATGGCACTTGGGCGACATTGAGGAAAGCTATCCGCACAACCAAGGATTCGATGAGGCGTTTTTCACCTGTTACAACCAGATCTTGTCGTTGTGGACCCGCAAGGGCGAAGCCGGCAATGCGACGATCGGGTTGTTTGAGGACATGTTGCCGAATGATCCCTACAAATTGGACGACACGTTCGTCACCAAAGGCTGGGTGCAAATTGCTGAAGGCACCAAGGGCGGAGCGACACGGCAGTGGGGCGACAATAGTCACGACAATTACATGAAGATTGATCCAGAAGCGCAGCGACGGACGCTCGAATTTATCGAACGCAATGCGAAGAAAGGTCAGCCGTTTTATGTCGCTAACTGGCCCAATATGGCATCCTTTTTGCCGCAACCTGATAAGTTTTCTGTGGCGAGGAGCTTGTTACAGGATGGCCTTGAGGGCAACATCGATCCATTTATTGGCAAGTTGCTCGCCAAGATAAATGAACTCGGCATTGCCGAGAACACTCTCGTGGTGGCGATGGCCGATAACGGGCCAATGGCGCATAATCCGCCCCCTGGTTGCGGTTTTGCGGAGACAATTTTCCGCGGAGGCAAGGGGGACTTCCTGGAAGGGGGAGTGCGGGTCCCTGCTCAAGCTTGGTGGCCCGGCACGATCCAGCCAGGTTTGGCGGGTGACATTCTGCACGAGACGGACTTGTTTACAACGTTTGCCCGTCTTGGCGGCGCCACACAACACATCACGACCGACCGCATCGTTGATGGCATTGATCAAACGGCGCTGTTGTTGAACGGCGACACGCACAGCCGCCGGGATTATGTATTCATTTACGCCGGCCCCAATCTCGGCGCAACGGTTAAGGGAAACTTTAAGCGGCATTGGATTTCATCCGACCCGATCGGTGAGGCAAGCGGTATTCCGGCCGGTTTCTTTTTCTTACCTTCGGATCCGCGTGAAAAGTCGCCCATGCTTGTCAATCTCATCCATCTCAAGAGCCCTTTCAACCGCATGCGGGTACGGCACGAGTTATGGAAAAAGCGTTACCCGGATCAGACCGAAAAGCACGGTGTGCCTTTCACCGGTATTGAGAACGCGCCCCCAGAAGTCAAGGCTCTCTCGCAGCCCCCGGCTTCATTGAAGAACCTGCCGTTTGATCCCTTGGAATACGTCGAGAATCTTGACGATCTGCCATTTGACTCTGAACTCGACGCTGGTCTTGGTGAACGATAG
- a CDS encoding helix-turn-helix domain-containing protein, giving the protein MLIFPAGGELHSISRADFEIFTYSFTEEQLEQICRELEIPEFLESLNGAEVVTCPPVQIAHVRAKLSRLCNFVEAYPDRLSCSFVRYEMEHELLGDLVKLIAASRSSSKCDAPGRRKRAIKQVEDYVFQHSNQPVMVDELCQAAQVSERTLEYAFREHYGMTPKAFVKAIRLNGVRRELRSQICKLKKINDIAGQWGFWHMGQFAADYRRLFSELPSATLRRRRSGG; this is encoded by the coding sequence GTGTTGATTTTCCCCGCTGGCGGAGAACTTCATAGTATTTCGCGCGCTGACTTTGAAATCTTTACCTACTCCTTCACAGAGGAACAGCTGGAACAAATTTGCAGAGAACTCGAAATCCCGGAATTTCTGGAATCACTGAACGGTGCCGAAGTCGTAACGTGTCCTCCTGTGCAGATTGCCCACGTGCGTGCCAAATTGTCGAGACTCTGCAACTTCGTCGAAGCGTATCCGGATCGTTTGAGTTGCTCTTTTGTAAGGTATGAGATGGAGCACGAATTGCTGGGCGATCTCGTCAAGTTGATCGCGGCATCGCGTTCGTCATCAAAATGCGATGCACCGGGTCGACGGAAACGTGCAATCAAACAGGTGGAAGACTATGTTTTTCAGCACAGCAACCAACCTGTCATGGTCGATGAGTTGTGCCAAGCTGCCCAGGTCAGCGAGCGGACTTTGGAATATGCATTTCGTGAGCATTACGGCATGACTCCCAAGGCGTTCGTCAAAGCAATACGGCTCAACGGTGTCCGGCGGGAATTGCGGTCGCAAATTTGTAAACTCAAGAAGATCAACGACATCGCCGGCCAATGGGGATTCTGGCACATGGGCCAATTCGCAGCCGACTACCGCCGATTGTTCTCTGAACTCCCCTCAGCAACACTCCGGCGCCGACGTAGCGGAGGGTGA
- a CDS encoding sodium:solute symporter family protein, whose protein sequence is MPAAAAVNLAIVVAYLFAMLGVGMWLTRYVRSEDDYFIAGRSLNRWAICGSVMATNVAAVYLVGPAGRAYSGGAALLLMAWTGNMLAAISAVTFLPRFRRLGITTLSELLQRRYGSGIAMAISCMWMLFYALFSGVTMLTCATVLTGAFGGGEYFERVLIGVAAVVIMYCLFSGLLAVVYTDLLQAFLIILGAVILLPLGLKAGGGIEVLFDPAKIAPEKWLMWRPAGQPDDYLTMLMLLVLGLPYWFTSQYMLQRSFAGRNVEEASKGLLWAALLTGPLTLCYIVPVMVAGVNPELQPPTGSADSVLPMLVQKLMPIGLGGIFLAALVAASNSTASSYLNSLATLFERDLYRPANPDRSTKHYLLVGRVVTMLAGGMGLVYAVLCHRSEMNLLDSAWMIGSIFQPAIFVVIAGALFFRRGTTAGAWACLVIGIGYAAVGAFGGWAAIGDALQLSHWPIFAWDHTKAPTRALVGMPLSGAVLILVSLCTAKWASDENRAAEHAVWLNRMRFTPGDWTPRRRAGFGMGVVCLLGMIVAAIFDRDLPKPWNVPIFLGLLSGFVAGVLLAAGRFLPAEETEMHTRAAIEDSRFARYLATGWTWAAVYTVAIVLVVVLYFTG, encoded by the coding sequence ATGCCTGCAGCCGCTGCCGTCAATCTCGCTATTGTCGTCGCCTACCTCTTCGCGATGCTCGGGGTCGGTATGTGGCTGACGCGGTATGTGCGTAGCGAGGATGACTATTTCATTGCCGGGCGGTCGCTGAATCGTTGGGCGATTTGTGGGTCGGTGATGGCGACCAATGTGGCCGCTGTCTATCTCGTCGGGCCGGCAGGGCGGGCTTATTCCGGCGGAGCGGCACTGCTGCTGATGGCTTGGACCGGCAATATGTTGGCGGCGATTAGTGCGGTCACGTTCTTGCCGCGATTTCGCCGGTTGGGAATCACCACGCTGTCGGAATTGCTCCAGCGGCGTTACGGCTCTGGAATTGCGATGGCCATATCGTGCATGTGGATGTTGTTTTATGCGCTGTTCAGTGGCGTGACGATGCTGACCTGCGCCACGGTACTAACAGGTGCGTTCGGGGGCGGCGAATATTTCGAAAGAGTGCTGATCGGCGTCGCTGCTGTGGTGATCATGTATTGCTTGTTCAGTGGGTTGTTGGCGGTTGTCTACACCGATTTGTTGCAGGCCTTTTTGATCATCCTAGGAGCAGTGATCTTATTGCCTTTGGGACTCAAGGCGGGCGGCGGGATTGAGGTGCTGTTTGATCCGGCGAAGATCGCTCCCGAAAAATGGCTAATGTGGCGGCCCGCCGGACAGCCGGATGATTACCTGACGATGTTGATGTTGCTCGTGCTCGGCTTGCCGTATTGGTTTACGTCGCAATACATGCTGCAGAGGAGCTTCGCCGGACGGAACGTCGAAGAGGCGAGCAAGGGGCTGCTGTGGGCGGCGCTGCTCACTGGGCCGTTGACGCTGTGTTACATCGTGCCGGTGATGGTGGCGGGAGTGAATCCGGAACTGCAACCGCCGACCGGTTCGGCCGACTCGGTTTTGCCGATGCTGGTGCAGAAACTGATGCCGATTGGATTGGGCGGGATCTTTTTGGCGGCGCTCGTGGCGGCTTCGAACTCGACTGCTTCGAGCTACCTTAACAGTCTGGCGACATTGTTCGAACGTGACCTGTATCGCCCCGCTAATCCGGATCGCTCGACAAAACACTATCTGCTTGTCGGCCGTGTCGTGACGATGTTGGCCGGCGGCATGGGGTTGGTCTATGCTGTGCTGTGTCACCGCTCGGAAATGAATCTTCTGGACTCCGCCTGGATGATCGGTAGCATTTTCCAACCGGCCATTTTTGTGGTCATCGCCGGTGCACTCTTTTTCCGTCGCGGCACAACGGCCGGAGCCTGGGCCTGTCTGGTAATTGGCATCGGCTATGCGGCGGTTGGAGCGTTTGGTGGCTGGGCGGCGATTGGTGATGCGCTGCAGCTGAGTCATTGGCCCATCTTCGCCTGGGACCACACCAAGGCGCCGACCCGCGCGCTGGTCGGAATGCCTTTGAGCGGCGCCGTGTTGATTCTCGTTAGCTTATGCACCGCAAAATGGGCCTCCGATGAAAACCGGGCAGCGGAGCATGCGGTCTGGTTAAATCGCATGCGGTTTACACCCGGCGATTGGACCCCGCGTCGGCGTGCGGGGTTTGGCATGGGAGTGGTTTGCTTATTAGGCATGATCGTGGCGGCCATTTTTGATCGCGACCTACCGAAGCCGTGGAACGTGCCCATTTTTCTGGGTCTGCTGAGCGGATTTGTCGCGGGCGTGTTATTGGCAGCGGGCCGATTTCTGCCGGCCGAGGAAACCGAGATGCACACCCGCGCCGCAATCGAAGATTCCCGCTTCGCCCGTTACCTCGCCACCGGCTGGACCTGGGCAGCGGTGTATACGGTGGCAATAGTGTTGGTGGTCGTGTTGTATTTCACAGGGTAA
- a CDS encoding zinc-binding dehydrogenase produces MTTTGQVAAFTGVRKPFALREYPVPAPAAGAVLVKVRMANVCGSDLHIWRGEYDVSRGHTEPFCLSIGHEMTGEVAELGEGVTHDSAGQPLAVGDRIVYQYFCPCGRCRSCLRRSTPRCSEALRYRYPPDEYPHFNAAYGQYYYLNPGQAVFKVPANVSDDLAGPANCALAQVIEAFRRGRVGLGDHVVIQGAGGLGINAVAVAREMGVAQIIVIDGIESRLELARAFGADETLLLADYPHPDDRVRRVRELTDGWGADAVLEVSGLPAVVPEGLAMLAQGGTYLEVGNINQGKQVEIDPSVLVHGGKSLLGIMWYDPDCLKAALDLLSTKADVYPFEQILSHHYPLKHIDQAFADQDSGSVQRAALLPWAD; encoded by the coding sequence ATGACCACTACCGGACAAGTCGCCGCGTTTACCGGAGTGCGCAAGCCGTTTGCGCTGCGGGAATACCCGGTCCCTGCACCGGCGGCTGGGGCGGTGCTCGTTAAGGTGCGGATGGCGAATGTCTGTGGCAGCGACCTGCATATTTGGCGGGGGGAATACGATGTCTCTCGCGGGCATACGGAACCGTTTTGCCTTTCCATTGGGCATGAAATGACCGGAGAAGTCGCTGAGTTGGGCGAGGGGGTGACGCATGACTCGGCGGGGCAACCACTCGCGGTCGGGGATCGTATTGTCTATCAGTACTTCTGTCCCTGTGGCCGTTGTCGCAGTTGTTTGCGGCGCAGTACGCCGCGTTGCTCCGAGGCGCTGCGGTATCGTTATCCACCGGATGAGTATCCGCACTTCAACGCCGCCTATGGGCAATACTATTACCTGAATCCCGGCCAAGCGGTTTTCAAGGTTCCGGCGAATGTGTCGGACGATTTGGCTGGTCCGGCGAACTGTGCGCTAGCGCAAGTTATCGAGGCCTTTCGTCGCGGCCGTGTTGGTTTGGGCGATCATGTTGTGATTCAAGGGGCGGGAGGATTGGGCATTAACGCCGTGGCTGTCGCTCGGGAAATGGGTGTCGCGCAGATTATTGTCATCGACGGCATCGAGTCACGGTTAGAGCTCGCCCGCGCGTTTGGTGCGGACGAGACCTTGTTGCTTGCCGACTATCCGCACCCCGACGACCGTGTGCGGCGCGTAAGGGAATTGACCGACGGGTGGGGGGCGGATGCGGTGTTGGAGGTTTCGGGCTTGCCGGCGGTGGTTCCCGAAGGATTGGCCATGCTGGCCCAAGGGGGCACGTATTTAGAGGTCGGCAATATCAATCAAGGCAAGCAGGTCGAAATCGATCCGTCGGTATTGGTGCATGGCGGCAAGTCGCTGTTGGGCATCATGTGGTATGATCCGGACTGCTTGAAAGCAGCTCTCGACCTATTGAGCACCAAGGCCGACGTCTATCCGTTTGAGCAGATTTTGTCACATCACTATCCACTGAAACATATCGACCAAGCCTTTGCCGACCAAGACAGCGGCAGCGTTCAGCGTGCGGCGTTGTTGCCCTGGGCGGATTGA
- a CDS encoding MazG nucleotide pyrophosphohydrolase domain-containing protein → MNEPTETLTLAELQQLIQRMYSSKDEARGVDGTFMWLMEEVGELAASLREGTPAETAAEFADVLAWLATIANVAGIDLQRAVLEKYGRGCPGCGAMVCACDTAEKP, encoded by the coding sequence GTGAATGAACCGACTGAGACGTTGACGTTGGCGGAATTGCAGCAACTCATCCAACGGATGTATTCCTCGAAGGATGAAGCGCGGGGGGTTGATGGGACCTTTATGTGGCTGATGGAGGAGGTAGGCGAGTTGGCGGCGTCGCTGCGTGAGGGGACTCCGGCCGAAACGGCGGCGGAATTCGCCGATGTGCTGGCTTGGCTGGCGACGATTGCCAATGTGGCCGGCATCGACCTGCAGCGAGCGGTGTTGGAGAAATATGGCCGTGGTTGCCCCGGCTGCGGGGCGATGGTTTGTGCCTGCGACACGGCGGAAAAGCCGTAA
- a CDS encoding ABC transporter ATP-binding protein — protein MIKTVNLTKKYGDLIAVNHLNLELDQGDVFGFIGPNGSGKTTTMRMIATLLNPDYGEAYVCGKSIYTDPEEIRRLVGFMPDFFGVYDDMKVIEYLEFFAAAYRINGPGRRKICEEKLELVDMTYKRDAMVNQLSRGQTQRIGLARVLLHEPEVLLLDEPASGLDPRVRIEIRNLLKRLGELNKTIIVSSHILPELADVCNKVGIIEKGELLVNGSVTDLMKQVRSAILLNICVAKDTEKAASLMEQHSEVDEVNMRGDVIVVRLQPEVRDYSFLPSLLIEAGYKLTLFREEELNLETAFMELTRGLVQ, from the coding sequence GTGATCAAGACCGTCAACCTCACGAAAAAATATGGCGACCTGATCGCCGTCAATCATCTCAACCTGGAACTCGACCAGGGGGACGTCTTTGGGTTCATCGGCCCCAACGGCTCGGGCAAGACGACCACCATGCGGATGATCGCCACGTTGCTCAACCCCGATTACGGCGAAGCCTACGTCTGTGGAAAATCGATCTATACCGACCCGGAGGAAATCCGCCGGCTGGTCGGTTTCATGCCGGACTTTTTCGGCGTCTACGACGATATGAAGGTCATCGAGTACCTGGAGTTTTTTGCCGCAGCTTACCGAATTAACGGACCGGGCCGACGGAAGATTTGCGAAGAAAAACTCGAACTGGTCGACATGACCTACAAACGCGATGCGATGGTCAACCAGCTTTCCCGCGGACAAACCCAACGCATCGGACTGGCCCGCGTCTTGCTGCACGAACCGGAAGTGTTGTTGCTCGACGAACCGGCCAGTGGTTTGGATCCCCGCGTGCGGATCGAAATCCGCAACCTGCTCAAACGCTTGGGAGAATTGAACAAGACGATCATCGTCTCCAGCCACATTCTGCCCGAATTGGCCGACGTCTGTAACAAAGTCGGCATCATCGAAAAAGGAGAACTGCTCGTCAACGGGTCGGTCACCGACTTGATGAAGCAGGTCCGGTCGGCCATCTTGTTGAACATCTGCGTCGCCAAGGACACAGAAAAAGCCGCCTCGCTGATGGAACAACACAGCGAAGTGGACGAAGTCAATATGCGCGGCGACGTCATCGTGGTCCGCTTGCAGCCCGAGGTCCGGGACTACAGTTTTCTGCCGTCGCTTTTGATCGAAGCGGGTTATAAACTGACGCTGTTCCGCGAAGAGGAACTGAACCTGGAAACCGCGTTTATGGAACTGACCCGCGGTCTAGTCCAGTAG
- a CDS encoding DUF4931 domain-containing protein, whose amino-acid sequence MSEIRKDPIVDRWVIVATERAAKPVELVQQARTEALQTCPFCEGHEDETTPEILAYRQTPAATDGGGWYVRVIPNKYPAVTAQGNSETAGSGFYQQVRGVGSHEVVIECPQHDTNLAELSTKQVGDVLTVYRDRLRGLASDERLAYALVFKNYGALAGASMEHCHSQILATPNVPLLVAEELAGSLQHHSHSGVCPYCALLAEELEVGSRVVLETAQFVVICPFASRFPFEMWILPRTHASHFEEQNETELTELAASLKSALRRLGAVLNDPAYNYYLHTAPLRTAAMPHFHWHLEVFPRLAQLAGFEHGSGMFINPIRPEHAAELLRAALD is encoded by the coding sequence ATGTCAGAAATCCGTAAAGATCCAATTGTCGACCGCTGGGTGATCGTGGCGACGGAGCGGGCGGCTAAGCCTGTTGAGTTGGTCCAACAGGCGCGGACAGAAGCCCTGCAGACTTGTCCGTTTTGCGAAGGGCATGAAGACGAAACCACGCCAGAGATTCTGGCCTATCGCCAAACGCCCGCAGCCACCGATGGTGGCGGTTGGTACGTGCGGGTGATCCCCAACAAATACCCGGCTGTCACCGCTCAAGGAAACTCTGAAACGGCGGGTAGCGGGTTTTATCAGCAAGTGCGCGGCGTCGGTTCGCACGAGGTGGTCATTGAATGTCCACAGCACGACACCAACCTGGCTGAACTCTCGACGAAGCAAGTCGGCGATGTGCTGACCGTTTATCGCGACCGCTTACGCGGCCTGGCCAGCGACGAGCGGCTTGCCTATGCGCTGGTGTTTAAGAATTACGGCGCACTGGCCGGGGCCTCGATGGAGCACTGCCATTCGCAAATCCTGGCAACCCCCAACGTGCCGCTGCTCGTGGCGGAAGAATTGGCCGGCAGTCTCCAACACCACAGCCACAGCGGCGTCTGCCCTTATTGCGCGCTGCTGGCTGAAGAACTTGAAGTCGGCAGTCGTGTCGTCTTGGAAACCGCACAGTTTGTGGTGATCTGCCCGTTTGCGTCACGGTTTCCGTTTGAGATGTGGATTCTGCCACGCACGCACGCCAGCCACTTCGAGGAGCAGAACGAAACCGAGTTGACGGAGCTGGCGGCGAGTTTGAAGTCTGCGCTGCGCCGGTTGGGCGCTGTGTTGAACGATCCGGCCTATAACTATTACCTGCACACCGCCCCACTCCGCACGGCAGCCATGCCACACTTTCACTGGCATCTGGAAGTCTTCCCGCGTCTGGCGCAGTTGGCGGGATTCGAACATGGCAGCGGCATGTTCATCAATCCGATCCGCCCCGAACATGCGGCTGAGTTGTTGCGAGCAGCACTGGATTAA
- a CDS encoding alpha-amylase/4-alpha-glucanotransferase domain-containing protein, which produces MSGPLRLVLALHNHQPIGNFDGVFEAAFNDSYAPFLEVLRDYPDLPIALHTSGSLLEWLVEAHPEYIDNVRMLVERGQVEILGGPFYEPILACIPRRDRIGQIRAYTQYLENLFGQTVRGMWVPERVWEQSFTGDITEAGMEYTLLDDYHFRGAGLEADQLHNFYLSEDEGRLLKIFPGSERLRYTIPFSEPHETIDYLRQVAERHPGSAIVFGDDGEKFGTWPGTKDHVYENGWLRRFFDALRENAEWLKVSTLAEVVDEVPPAGSIYLPDASYREMTEWALPTERQIVLSRMTHAKESDPDWPQLKQFLRGGFWRNFRVKYPESNEMYARMLLVSNRLDELAASPQGEERRDLLAQARTFLYRAQCNCSYWHGAFGGLYLPHLRNAVYTNLIAADNVLDKVAGRTGAWVTIDADDYDLNARKEIRIAGDKLIGFVAPNDGGHLYELDIRSIRHNLLATLDRRPEPYHDKVRAAGDQQHQQSEVASIHDMVAFKQPDLDKKIQYDTWTHKSLVDHFFQPGLTWEQAQNGVGEMGDFVSGVYETMLRRSPEQVQARMWRLGRMGQYEVKITKTISLDVHDAGQLDVLYELENLPADLPIHFGVEFNFAGMAGGAPDRFYYDADGAQLGQLDSVQDLHDCGRIGLVDEWLGMDVTLETSQPSSLWAFPIQTISQSESGFEMVHQSSAVIPRWEILNPPGGCWSVKLSMNVDTSAAQARMLKEAALTS; this is translated from the coding sequence ATGAGTGGTCCACTTCGGCTCGTACTCGCCCTGCACAATCACCAGCCGATCGGCAATTTCGACGGTGTCTTCGAGGCGGCATTCAACGATAGTTATGCTCCCTTTCTTGAGGTCCTCCGCGACTATCCGGATCTGCCGATTGCGCTGCACACCTCCGGCAGTCTGCTGGAATGGTTGGTCGAAGCGCATCCTGAATACATCGACAACGTGCGGATGTTGGTCGAACGGGGACAAGTCGAGATCCTCGGCGGACCGTTTTACGAACCAATTCTCGCCTGCATCCCCCGCCGCGACCGCATCGGACAGATTCGCGCTTACACGCAATATCTGGAAAACCTGTTTGGACAAACGGTCCGCGGCATGTGGGTCCCCGAACGGGTCTGGGAACAATCCTTCACCGGCGACATTACCGAAGCGGGAATGGAATACACCCTGCTGGACGATTACCACTTCCGCGGCGCCGGCTTAGAAGCGGACCAGCTGCACAACTTTTATCTCAGTGAAGATGAAGGTCGGCTGCTGAAGATTTTCCCCGGCAGCGAACGTTTGCGATACACAATTCCCTTCAGTGAACCCCACGAGACAATTGACTACCTGCGTCAAGTCGCCGAGCGGCATCCGGGGAGTGCGATTGTCTTCGGCGACGATGGCGAAAAATTCGGCACCTGGCCCGGTACAAAAGACCATGTTTACGAAAATGGTTGGCTGCGACGGTTCTTCGATGCGTTGCGGGAAAATGCCGAATGGCTGAAAGTCTCGACGTTGGCCGAAGTGGTCGACGAAGTGCCGCCTGCGGGAAGCATCTATTTGCCCGATGCCAGTTATCGCGAAATGACCGAATGGGCGCTGCCCACAGAACGACAAATTGTGTTGTCGCGCATGACGCACGCCAAGGAATCGGATCCGGATTGGCCGCAACTGAAGCAGTTTCTCCGCGGCGGCTTTTGGCGCAACTTCCGTGTGAAGTATCCCGAGAGCAACGAGATGTACGCGCGGATGCTGTTAGTCAGTAACCGCCTGGACGAGTTGGCAGCCAGCCCCCAAGGAGAAGAGCGCCGCGATCTGCTGGCGCAGGCCCGCACATTTCTGTATCGCGCACAGTGCAATTGCAGCTATTGGCATGGGGCCTTTGGTGGATTGTATTTGCCGCACCTGCGCAACGCCGTCTATACCAACCTGATCGCCGCTGACAACGTGCTGGACAAAGTCGCCGGACGGACCGGTGCCTGGGTGACGATCGACGCCGATGACTACGATCTGAATGCCCGCAAGGAAATCCGCATCGCCGGGGATAAGCTCATTGGCTTTGTCGCACCGAACGATGGCGGTCACCTGTACGAACTGGACATCCGCAGCATCCGCCACAATCTGTTGGCCACGCTCGATCGCCGTCCCGAACCGTACCACGACAAAGTCCGCGCCGCCGGGGACCAACAGCATCAGCAGTCCGAAGTCGCCAGCATTCACGACATGGTCGCGTTCAAACAACCCGATCTGGACAAGAAAATCCAATACGATACGTGGACGCACAAAAGTCTGGTGGACCACTTCTTCCAACCCGGTCTGACCTGGGAACAGGCGCAAAACGGCGTTGGGGAAATGGGCGACTTCGTCTCCGGTGTCTATGAAACGATGTTGCGGCGTTCCCCCGAGCAAGTCCAAGCCCGCATGTGGCGTTTGGGACGCATGGGACAGTACGAGGTCAAAATCACCAAAACGATTTCGCTCGACGTGCACGACGCCGGACAGTTGGACGTGCTTTACGAACTCGAAAACTTGCCGGCTGATCTCCCGATTCATTTCGGCGTCGAATTCAATTTCGCCGGCATGGCGGGCGGTGCTCCGGATCGTTTCTATTACGATGCAGACGGTGCGCAATTGGGGCAACTCGATTCGGTCCAGGACCTCCACGATTGCGGCCGCATCGGCTTGGTCGACGAATGGCTGGGTATGGATGTCACGCTAGAGACCTCACAACCGAGCTCCCTGTGGGCCTTCCCGATCCAAACCATCAGCCAATCCGAATCCGGATTCGAAATGGTCCACCAAAGCTCAGCAGTCATTCCCCGCTGGGAAATCCTCAATCCCCCCGGTGGTTGCTGGAGCGTGAAGTTATCGATGAACGTCGACACCTCAGCAGCGCAAGCACGGATGTTGAAAGAAGCAGCACTGACCTCGTAG